Below is a window of Candidatus Deferrimicrobiaceae bacterium DNA.
GTTTTCTCTCTCCTACGAGAACGACCTGCTGAACCTCCCCGCGCTGCTTGCGGCCGGGGGGATTCCCCCCTTTCGGGCCGACCGGGCAACCCGGGGCGCCGGGAAGATTCCCGCGCGCCGGGAACGTCCGCTGGTCCTGGCGGGGGGATTCGCGGCATCCCTGTCCCCCGAGCCGTCGGGGACCCTGGCGGACGCAGTGGTGATCGGGGACGGGGAGAGGGCGGTCGGATCGATCCTCGACCTGGGAGCTCCCCGCCCCGCCGACGACGGGTATCTCAGGGAGCTCGCCGCGATCCCCGGCCTGTTCGTGCCGGCCGGGTACGTTCCCGAGTACGTCCGCCCGGCAGGAAGCGGGCCGGAAACCCCGGGCAGGCTTTGCGGGCTTCGTCCCCTCCCCGGGTTCCCTTCCCGGGTCGTCCGGGAGACCGTTTCCCTCGAGGAGTTTCCCCCGATCCCCCCGGTGCTCGCGGAGGACGCCGAATTGGGGAGAATGACGCTCGTGGAGACGTCGCGCGGCTGCCCGAAGCGTTGCGGCTTCTGCGCCGCCGCGCACGCCTGCCCCGATTTCCGCGAGGTTCCCTTGGCCCATGTGCGCGCGACCGTGGACGCCCTCTGGCCGCATCGAAAGACGGTCGGGCTCGTCGGGGCGGCAGTACTCGACTGGAGCCACTTCCGGAACTATTCGAAAGAGATCCTCTCCCGCGGCGGGGCGGTCTCCCCCGCCTCCGTCCGGGCGGACCTCGTGGACGACGAGATCGCCGGGATCCTTTCGGAAAGCGGCCACAGGACGGTCGCCCTGGCGCCGGAGGCGGGCAGCGAGGAACTTCGGGCGCGGATCGGGAAAGGGGTCGCGGACGGGGTATTCTTCTCCGCCGGGCGGACCCTGGCCCGTGCCGGGATCGTTTCCTTCAAGCTCTATTTCCTCTGCGGGCTTCCCGGTGCCGGGGTCGAGGAGGAGGTGGAGGGAGCGGTCGCCTTCCTCGCTGCCTTCCGCCGGGAGGTGCTGCGCGAGGCGAAATCGCTCGGGCGGATGGGGACGATCACGGCGGTGATGTCCGCCTTCGTGCCCAAGCCCTTCACCCCGCTGCAGTGGGCTCCCATGGCCCGGGAGGAAGATCTTCGTCGCCGCCAGCAGGGAGTCTCCGCGGGGATCCGGTCCCTGTCGAACGTGCGCGTCCGCGCCGATTCCCCCCGATCCTCCCTCCTCCAGGGGTACCTGGGGCTTTCGGACCGGCGCGTCGAGGGGATTCTCCGGCAGGCGGAAACGGGACGGGTCAGGCTTCCCCGCGGGGACGCGCTTTCCGAGGTCGTGTTCCGGGAGAAGGATGCGGACGAGGTGTTTCCCTGGGACGTGATCGCGGGCGGTCTTCCCCGGCGGGCGCTGCGGGCCCGCTACGAGAGGATCATCCGGCGGTGACCCGGAAGAGGACGTTCCGGGTCCTCGGCCCGTCGAACTCGCAGAGGTAGATCGACTGCCACGTGCCGAGAACCAGCTGTCCGGACTCGATGAACACCGTGACGAAGGAGCCGATCAAGCTCGCTTTCGCGTGGGCGTGCGCGTTCCCCTCGGTGTGGAGGTAGCTTCCCTTCGAGGGAACGGCCGTTTCGAGGATGTTGAGGAGGTCCTGCTTCACGTTGGGGTCGGTGTTCTCGTTGATCGTGACCGCGGCCGTCGTGTGCGGGACGAACACCTGGCAGGCCCCCCGGGTGATGCCGCTTTCCCGTACGATCAGCCGCGCGGTGTGGGTGATGTCGATCAGCTGCTGGGGATTTTCCGTGCGGACCGTGATGGTCTTGAGACTCATGAGCTCCTCGGTCGGTACGATGCTTTCTCCTTGTAGCACAGGAAGTTTGGATGGGTCAAGAAATGGGGTTGCCGATATAATGGGGTGGACGTGGCGTCGCCTCCGGCGTTGATACTGGCTTCCTCCTCTCCCCGGCGCAACGCGCTCATGCGCGTGGTGGGGATTCCGTTCCGCGTGGTCCCCTCGCGGGTCGAGGAAGTTCCCGCGCCCGGGGAAGCCCCCCGGCGCTTCGTCAGGCGGGCCGCCCGGGAGAAGGGGGAGGAGGTGGCGGCACGGAACCCGGATTCGTTCGTCCTCGCGGCGGACACGATCGTGGTCGTCTCCGGCAGGATCCTGGGGAAGCCGAAGGATCCGGAAGACGGCGCCCGGATGCTCCGGCTGCTCGCGGGGAGGGAGCACCGGGTGCACACGGCGGTCTGCCTTCTCCGCTTCCGGGACGGCTACTGGGACGAGGCTTGCGAGACGACGCGCGTCCGCTTCCGGGAGCTGTCCCGCCGGGAGATCGCGGCCTATCTCCGGACGGGGGAGGCGGCCGACAAGGCCGGCGCATACGCCGCGCAAGGGACGGGCAACCTGCTGATCGACCGGATCGTCGGGTCGTACACCAACGTCGTCGGGCTTCCCATGACCCGGGTGGCCGGGATGCTCCTCCGGGCGAATCTCATCGCCGTTTCCCGGGAGGGCCCCGGCTGGTACCGATATACGGAGAGGGGATGACCGCCGGGGAATCGATCCGGGAGCGCGCGGCTCGGGTCCGGGACAGGATCGAGGAGGCCGCGCGGAGATCCGGGCGAAAAGGGGAGAATATCCGTCTGGTGGCGGTCGGGAAGACCCAGCCGGCGGAGAGCATCGGAGAGGCCCTCGAGGCCGGGCTCACCGTCTTCGGGGAGAACTACGTCCAGGAGGCGGAAGGAAAGATCCGCGCCTTCCCGGGCGCCGAGTGGCACCTGATCGGGAAACTCCAGAGGAACAAGGGGAAAAAGGCCGTCGCGCTCTTCTCGTGGATCCAGACGGTCGACTCCCTCTCGCTCCTCGGGGAAATATCCCGTCGCGCGACCGAGGCCGGGAAGGTCGTGCCCGTCCTTTTGGAGGTGAACCTCGCGGGGGAGCAAACCAAGGCGGGGCTGATCCCGGAGGAGCTGCCCGCGCTGATCGAGGCCGCCCCGGGGCTTCCCGGGCTCCGCCTGCGGGGGCTGATGGCCATCCCCCCGTGGACGGAGGATCCCGAGGAGAGCAGGCCGTATTTCGACCGACTCCGGGAACTATTGGCGGAATGTGTTTCGCGGGGCGGGGCCGGGCCGGGGATGACGGAGCTGTCGATGGGGATGTCCAACGATTTCGAGGCGGCGATCGAGGAGGGCGCGACGATGGTCCGCGTCGGCACGGCGATCTTCGGGAGCCGGGCGAGGAGAGAGGGATGAAGGGACTGGGATTCATCGGGGCGGGGAACATGGGGGAGGCGATGATCCGGGGGATCCTTGCGGCGAAGCTCGTCCCTCCCCGGGAAGTGGTCGTCCTGGAGATCCGCCCGGAGCGGGGAAAGGAGCTTAGGCATAGGTTCGGCGTTTCCGTCGCGAAAGGGATGGCGGACCTCTTGCGGAAGTGCGACACGATCGTCTTCGCGGTGAAGCCGCAAGGCGTGGGAGAGGTGCTCCGCCAGATCCGCGCGGGTGAAACGAAGGGCAAGCTCTTCGTCACGATCGCCGCGGGGGTTCCGACCCGGACTTTCCTGTCTGCCCTGGGGGAGGGCGCCCGCGTCGTCCGCGCGATGCCGAACACTCCGGCTCAGGTGGGGATGGGGAGCACCGGCCTGTTCTTCGTCCGGGGGGTTCCGCGGGAAGAGAAGGAGTGGGCCCGGAAGATCTTCTCCTCCTTCGGGGAGGTGGCCGAGTTCCCCCGCGAGGAATTGCTCGACGTCGTCACGGCGCTCTCCGGTTCCGGTCCCGCCTACGTCTTCCTCTTCATCGAGGCGTTGGCCGACGGTGCGGTCCGCGCCGGCATGGGGCGCGAGGAGGCGGTCCGCCTCGCCGCGGCGACCGTGGAGGGGGCGGCCCGGATGGTGCGGACGACGGGGAAGCACCCCGGGGAGCTCAAGGACATGGTCACTTCTCCCGGCGGGACGACGGCCGCGGGGATCGCGGCGCTCGAGATGGGGGCGTTCCGGGGGACGGTGCTGTCGGCGGTCTTCGCCGCCTGGCAGAGATGCCGCGAACTTTCCACGTAAGGAGACCACGATGTTTGTAGCGAAGAACCTCCTGTTCGCCGTAGCGAAAATCCTGGACATCGCCCTGTCCGCCTACATGTGGATCCTCATCATCCGGGCGGTCCTTTCCTGGGTGAACCCCGACCCGTACAACCCCATCGTCCGGGCGCTCTACTCGATCACGGAGCCGGTCCTCTCCTGGCTCCGGCGCAGGTTCCCCCTGATGGCGGGAAGCATCGATTTCTCCCCCATGGTCGCGATCCTCGCCATCCTGTTCCTGCAGTACTTCCTCGTGAGGACCCTGTTCGACCTGGCGATGAGGATGCCGTGAGCGGAAGGACCGTCCGGGAGGCCGGCCGGGGGGAGGAGTTTTCGACGGTCACGGTCCACGTGCTGCCGCGCGCCTCGCGGGAAGGGGTGGCGGGGCTGTTCGGGGACGCGGTCCGCGTCCGTCTCACCG
It encodes the following:
- a CDS encoding radical SAM protein; its protein translation is MTWEIRKLHEEILSREIGAVRKEWGGRFRVALVYPNRYEAAMSNLGFLTIYARINARADAVCERTFLPREAEGRVLRRGGRRPMPRGEPAGRGLPLTTLESSRTLSDFDVVAFSLSYENDLLNLPALLAAGGIPPFRADRATRGAGKIPARRERPLVLAGGFAASLSPEPSGTLADAVVIGDGERAVGSILDLGAPRPADDGYLRELAAIPGLFVPAGYVPEYVRPAGSGPETPGRLCGLRPLPGFPSRVVRETVSLEEFPPIPPVLAEDAELGRMTLVETSRGCPKRCGFCAAAHACPDFREVPLAHVRATVDALWPHRKTVGLVGAAVLDWSHFRNYSKEILSRGGAVSPASVRADLVDDEIAGILSESGHRTVALAPEAGSEELRARIGKGVADGVFFSAGRTLARAGIVSFKLYFLCGLPGAGVEEEVEGAVAFLAAFRREVLREAKSLGRMGTITAVMSAFVPKPFTPLQWAPMAREEDLRRRQQGVSAGIRSLSNVRVRADSPRSSLLQGYLGLSDRRVEGILRQAETGRVRLPRGDALSEVVFREKDADEVFPWDVIAGGLPRRALRARYERIIRR
- a CDS encoding secondary thiamine-phosphate synthase enzyme YjbQ, giving the protein MSLKTITVRTENPQQLIDITHTARLIVRESGITRGACQVFVPHTTAAVTINENTDPNVKQDLLNILETAVPSKGSYLHTEGNAHAHAKASLIGSFVTVFIESGQLVLGTWQSIYLCEFDGPRTRNVLFRVTAG
- a CDS encoding nucleoside triphosphate pyrophosphatase; the encoded protein is MASPPALILASSSPRRNALMRVVGIPFRVVPSRVEEVPAPGEAPRRFVRRAAREKGEEVAARNPDSFVLAADTIVVVSGRILGKPKDPEDGARMLRLLAGREHRVHTAVCLLRFRDGYWDEACETTRVRFRELSRREIAAYLRTGEAADKAGAYAAQGTGNLLIDRIVGSYTNVVGLPMTRVAGMLLRANLIAVSREGPGWYRYTERG
- a CDS encoding YggS family pyridoxal phosphate-dependent enzyme, yielding MTAGESIRERAARVRDRIEEAARRSGRKGENIRLVAVGKTQPAESIGEALEAGLTVFGENYVQEAEGKIRAFPGAEWHLIGKLQRNKGKKAVALFSWIQTVDSLSLLGEISRRATEAGKVVPVLLEVNLAGEQTKAGLIPEELPALIEAAPGLPGLRLRGLMAIPPWTEDPEESRPYFDRLRELLAECVSRGGAGPGMTELSMGMSNDFEAAIEEGATMVRVGTAIFGSRARREG
- the proC gene encoding pyrroline-5-carboxylate reductase — translated: MKGLGFIGAGNMGEAMIRGILAAKLVPPREVVVLEIRPERGKELRHRFGVSVAKGMADLLRKCDTIVFAVKPQGVGEVLRQIRAGETKGKLFVTIAAGVPTRTFLSALGEGARVVRAMPNTPAQVGMGSTGLFFVRGVPREEKEWARKIFSSFGEVAEFPREELLDVVTALSGSGPAYVFLFIEALADGAVRAGMGREEAVRLAAATVEGAARMVRTTGKHPGELKDMVTSPGGTTAAGIAALEMGAFRGTVLSAVFAAWQRCRELST
- a CDS encoding YggT family protein, whose translation is MFVAKNLLFAVAKILDIALSAYMWILIIRAVLSWVNPDPYNPIVRALYSITEPVLSWLRRRFPLMAGSIDFSPMVAILAILFLQYFLVRTLFDLAMRMP